A single genomic interval of Chitinophaga sp. 180180018-3 harbors:
- a CDS encoding RNA-binding protein, whose translation MNIYVANLHYRLTDEDLHQIFSDFGEVTSAKVIKDHETGRSRGFGFVEMPNQEEGAKAMDSLNGSEIEGKQLMVNEARPKQPNNNFKGGGGNRGGGGYGSRDRRY comes from the coding sequence ATGAACATTTATGTTGCCAACCTGCACTATAGGTTGACTGATGAAGATCTCCATCAGATTTTCAGCGATTTTGGAGAGGTTACCTCTGCCAAAGTTATCAAAGACCACGAAACAGGACGCTCACGCGGTTTTGGCTTTGTGGAGATGCCTAATCAGGAAGAAGGAGCAAAAGCTATGGATAGTTTAAACGGCAGCGAGATCGAAGGCAAGCAACTAATGGTAAACGAAGCAAGACCTAAACAACCGAATAATAATTTCAAAGGTGGCGGTGGCAACCGTGGCGGCGGAGGATATGGCTCCCGCGATCGTCGTTATTAA
- a CDS encoding dihydrolipoamide acetyltransferase family protein produces the protein MAIVELVMPKMGESIMEATILRWHKKAGDHVKVDETVLEIATDKVDSEVPSIAEGEITELLFNENDVVPVGTVIARINTNTAAPTVEVPVAPAAAPAAPEPKFTAAPVHTPVVEAPVSGGARFYSPLVLTIAQQEGISFADLEKIPGSGNDGRVTKKDILQYVADRRAGKVVPDVTPEPVPAAAPAARQQAVTTVASPTYNGNVEIIEMDRMRKLIANHMVMSKQTSPHVTSFAEADVTNMVKWRERIKGDFEKREGEKLTFTPLFIEAIVKCIKRFPLINCSLDGDKIIIKKDINIGMATALPSGNLIVPVIKNADMLNLVGLTRQVNSLANAARQNKLKPEDTQSGTFTLTNVGTFGSLMGTPIINQPQVAILAVGAIKKRPVVIETPDGDTIGIRHMMYLSMSYDHRIVDGSLGATFLTAVAQELENFDPKKSV, from the coding sequence ATGGCCATTGTAGAATTGGTAATGCCAAAAATGGGGGAGAGCATCATGGAAGCCACCATTTTGCGCTGGCATAAAAAGGCAGGCGATCACGTAAAAGTAGATGAGACTGTACTTGAAATTGCCACAGACAAGGTGGACAGCGAGGTTCCTTCGATTGCGGAGGGAGAAATCACTGAACTGCTCTTCAATGAAAATGACGTGGTGCCGGTAGGTACCGTTATTGCCCGTATTAATACCAATACCGCCGCTCCAACTGTGGAAGTACCTGTTGCTCCTGCCGCAGCGCCTGCAGCTCCGGAACCGAAGTTCACCGCAGCGCCCGTTCATACGCCAGTGGTGGAAGCTCCTGTTTCCGGTGGCGCCAGATTTTATTCTCCCCTGGTACTGACTATCGCACAACAGGAAGGCATCAGCTTTGCCGACCTGGAGAAAATCCCTGGTTCCGGCAATGATGGCCGCGTTACCAAAAAAGACATTCTGCAATATGTGGCCGACCGCCGTGCCGGAAAGGTTGTTCCTGATGTAACACCGGAACCGGTTCCGGCTGCAGCACCTGCCGCCCGCCAACAGGCAGTAACCACGGTGGCTTCCCCTACCTATAACGGTAATGTGGAGATCATTGAAATGGACCGCATGCGCAAACTGATTGCTAATCACATGGTGATGAGCAAGCAAACCAGTCCGCATGTGACCAGCTTTGCCGAAGCAGATGTGACCAACATGGTGAAATGGCGCGAACGCATTAAAGGAGATTTCGAGAAGAGAGAAGGAGAAAAACTCACCTTTACGCCGCTTTTCATAGAGGCAATCGTAAAATGCATCAAGCGTTTCCCATTGATCAACTGCTCTTTAGACGGGGATAAGATCATTATCAAGAAAGATATCAACATCGGTATGGCTACTGCGCTGCCCAGCGGCAACCTGATTGTACCGGTGATTAAGAATGCAGATATGCTGAATCTGGTGGGATTAACGCGACAGGTAAACAGCCTGGCCAATGCGGCCCGTCAGAATAAGCTGAAGCCGGAAGACACGCAAAGCGGTACATTCACCCTCACAAACGTGGGTACCTTTGGTAGCCTGATGGGTACACCCATCATCAACCAGCCACAGGTGGCTATCCTGGCGGTAGGTGCTATCAAGAAACGTCCGGTGGTGATTGAAACGCCCGATGGTGATACTATTGGCATCCGGCACATGATGTACCTCTCTATGTCATATGACCATCGTATCGTAGACGGTTCGCTGGGCGCCACTTTCCTGACTGCAGTGGCACAGGAACTGGAGAACTTTGATCCTAAGAAAAGTGTGTAA
- a CDS encoding DUF6597 domain-containing transcriptional factor yields MNFHICHPADALRPFVKQYYYWKDDTRGIIQLPQNLFALGDQYMIFMLEGKAEVRPVNHKAFTLPACSVLGHLTCAFQLQVQGPVRAVVVQLNAYGCYRLLGMEAGGFTNYFRNLCAAGQHHWSQLADALAPAEDTATVEAVLDKACLESLATHSGDLKTIDDIVDYMLMMQGNIAMNDLTARYGLSRPTLERIFSTIVGLPPQLYARMIRYKTALSALRNLNLPQWQTPVTPTAHYNQARFIKDYLLFDHEASWFMPSAAATIAKLPVTNVAVAS; encoded by the coding sequence ATGAACTTCCATATCTGTCATCCCGCGGATGCTTTGCGGCCATTTGTTAAGCAATACTATTACTGGAAAGATGATACCAGGGGAATTATCCAGCTGCCACAAAACCTTTTTGCATTAGGAGATCAGTACATGATCTTTATGCTTGAAGGGAAGGCGGAAGTACGGCCGGTAAATCACAAGGCGTTTACATTACCTGCCTGCTCTGTGCTCGGGCATCTGACCTGCGCATTCCAGTTGCAGGTACAGGGGCCGGTTAGGGCAGTGGTGGTACAGCTGAACGCTTATGGCTGCTATCGTTTACTGGGTATGGAAGCCGGCGGCTTCACCAACTATTTCCGTAATCTTTGTGCTGCCGGTCAGCATCACTGGAGCCAGTTGGCAGATGCCCTTGCGCCTGCGGAAGATACGGCTACTGTGGAAGCAGTGCTGGACAAGGCTTGCCTGGAGTCGCTTGCTACTCACTCCGGCGATTTGAAAACAATAGACGATATCGTTGATTATATGCTGATGATGCAGGGGAATATTGCCATGAACGATCTGACTGCCCGCTACGGACTTTCCCGCCCCACGCTGGAAAGGATCTTCAGCACTATTGTAGGATTGCCTCCGCAACTCTATGCCCGGATGATCCGTTACAAAACTGCGCTTAGCGCGTTAAGAAATCTAAACCTGCCTCAATGGCAAACACCTGTTACACCAACTGCTCACTACAACCAGGCCCGTTTCATAAAAGACTACCTGCTGTTCGATCATGAAGCATCCTGGTTTATGCCAAGTGCGGCGGCCACTATAGCGAAGCTACCGGTTACAAATGTAGCGGTAGCAAGTTGA
- a CDS encoding cupin domain-containing protein, with the protein MQHSAAKWRAHLKLQSHVEGGAFRETYRANWMLEKSALPAGMAGDRNASTCIYFLLEYGEFSAFHRIAADEIWHFYDGVTLTIYEILPDGALRIHRLGRDIQNNESLQAVVQAGNWFASRVEVPGGYALAGCTVAPGFDFADFELAEKASLLTAYPKHAALIESLTR; encoded by the coding sequence ATGCAACATTCCGCCGCCAAATGGAGAGCACATCTCAAACTACAATCCCACGTGGAAGGCGGCGCCTTCCGCGAAACATACCGGGCCAACTGGATGCTGGAAAAATCAGCTCTTCCGGCTGGTATGGCCGGGGATCGCAATGCATCTACCTGCATCTATTTCCTACTGGAATACGGCGAGTTTTCTGCTTTTCACAGGATCGCTGCGGATGAAATCTGGCACTTCTATGATGGCGTTACACTCACCATCTACGAGATCCTGCCCGATGGCGCACTCCGGATCCACCGCCTGGGCCGCGATATCCAAAACAACGAAAGCCTGCAGGCCGTTGTACAGGCCGGCAACTGGTTCGCATCAAGAGTAGAAGTACCGGGCGGCTATGCACTGGCTGGTTGTACAGTAGCCCCAGGATTCGATTTCGCCGACTTTGAGCTGGCCGAAAAAGCCTCCCTGCTGACCGCTTATCCGAAACATGCCGCATTGATCGAAAGTCTTACCAGATAA
- a CDS encoding Mur ligase family protein, giving the protein MTKVHFIAIGGSVMHQLAIALKNKGYQVTGSDDEIFEPALSNLRQAGILPDSTGWNAGRITPDLDAVILGMHARDDNPELIRARELRLKIYSFPEYIYQESRDKTRVAIGGSHGKTTTTAMVMHALQFNHLQFDYLVGAKLEGFTQSVNITNAPIIVCEADEYPASVIEKKPKFLFLHPRIAVLTGIAWDHINVFPTYDIYKEQFAIFIRQMETGSVLIYNSTDEELVQLVTANAGHLKLLPYALPAHAIENGVTRVSFGDQQASLLVFGDHNLLNLHAAKLVCNELGLSDAQFLAAIASFKGAAKRLELVAKNDHCVIYRDFAHAPSKVKATMEATRQQFPGRRLIAVLELHTYSSLNAAFLEQYKGAMDPADVAVVFYSKHALEIKRMPDLDPEMIRQQFARQDLQIFTDREKLEAFLSSQQYNETNLLLMSSGTYDGLDFAGLKSLLPNN; this is encoded by the coding sequence ATGACAAAAGTACATTTTATCGCCATAGGCGGAAGCGTAATGCACCAACTGGCCATCGCTCTCAAAAACAAAGGTTACCAGGTAACCGGCAGCGACGATGAGATCTTTGAACCAGCCTTATCGAACCTTAGGCAGGCAGGAATCTTACCGGATAGCACCGGCTGGAATGCCGGCCGGATAACACCCGACCTGGATGCCGTTATCCTCGGTATGCACGCCCGGGATGATAATCCTGAGCTGATCAGGGCCAGGGAGCTGCGACTGAAGATTTATTCTTTCCCGGAATACATCTACCAGGAAAGCCGCGATAAAACCCGCGTAGCCATCGGTGGCAGCCACGGTAAAACCACCACTACTGCCATGGTCATGCACGCCCTGCAATTCAATCACCTGCAGTTCGATTATCTCGTAGGCGCCAAACTCGAAGGGTTTACCCAGTCCGTGAATATCACCAACGCCCCCATCATCGTTTGTGAGGCGGATGAATACCCCGCTTCTGTGATAGAGAAGAAACCTAAATTCCTCTTCCTCCATCCCAGGATCGCGGTATTGACAGGTATCGCCTGGGACCACATCAACGTATTTCCGACTTACGATATATATAAAGAGCAGTTTGCCATATTTATCAGGCAGATGGAAACTGGCAGTGTACTTATCTATAACAGCACAGATGAGGAGCTTGTTCAACTGGTAACAGCTAACGCCGGCCACCTGAAGCTGCTGCCATATGCGCTGCCCGCTCACGCCATCGAAAACGGCGTAACCCGGGTGTCATTCGGCGATCAGCAGGCCAGCCTGCTCGTATTCGGCGATCACAACCTGCTCAATCTTCACGCGGCGAAACTGGTTTGCAACGAACTCGGACTGTCAGATGCGCAGTTCCTGGCCGCCATCGCCTCTTTCAAGGGAGCCGCAAAACGACTGGAGCTGGTCGCCAAAAACGACCACTGCGTGATCTACCGCGATTTTGCCCATGCCCCTTCCAAAGTGAAAGCCACCATGGAAGCCACCCGCCAGCAATTCCCCGGCCGCCGGCTGATTGCGGTGCTCGAATTGCATACCTACAGCAGCCTCAATGCCGCCTTCCTTGAACAATACAAAGGCGCCATGGACCCGGCTGATGTAGCGGTTGTATTCTACAGCAAACACGCCCTGGAAATCAAACGGATGCCCGATCTGGATCCTGAAATGATCCGGCAGCAGTTTGCCCGGCAGGATCTGCAGATTTTCACCGACCGGGAAAAACTGGAAGCATTCCTCTCCAGCCAGCAATATAACGAAACTAACCTGCTGCTGATGAGCTCCGGAACGTACGATGGTCTTGATTTCGCTGGACTGAAATCTTTGCTGCCCAATAATTAA
- a CDS encoding prolyl oligopeptidase family serine peptidase, producing MRNILFATSLFLGGALSTYAQQPAKKPLDHSVYDSWQNIGAKVISNNGQWVAYTITPQEGDASLVIYDRKTNQYQTIPRGSNPVITNDSRYLVCSIKPLFKDTREAKIKKKKPAEMPKDSLAVITLGQANVLKFPSVKSFKTPEKGSGLVAFLQEAPPADTTKGKGAKTQKAHDTDRADDDKSNSSANESGQLIIRQLLTNLQDTVKNVTEYAFSKPGNRLLIELTADKKDSLSRNAMLLWQTDTRKADTISKGNADYKQLAFDEKGEQAAYFGTRDSAKALQQFYKLYYYKPGQDSAFEVADKNSTGIPAKWTVNPNSTISFSKDGQRLFFGTSPVPPVKDTNIVEFEVAKVDIWNYKDDYLQPMQLKNADKELKRSYAAVYYPGSKRLLQLGDQQLENVLTAAEGNSAYALGYSDKGERIPLQWTGRTLKTAWLVNVNDGSRKQIHDKLDGDYTISPAGKYIIWYDLNAREWFSYNNTSGAVTSISKGIPTKVYDEEDDHPDTPEPYGFAGWLADDRYVYLYDRYDIWQTDPAGKAAPVNITNGEGRNNKIRFRNLRLNPEEKFFAQGQQLTLSAFQESTRYNGFYTLELPRKGNHTNAPKQLLLGPYAYTDLQKARTANVYSYIRSRYELSPDVFTGDAIATAVQISHTNPQQQDYNWGAASLYKWTTFSGKPSEGILYKPENFDSTRQYPVIFYFYEKLTDGLYSYQAPAPTPSRLNISFFVSRGYLVFAPDITYENGHPGKSAYDYIVSAAQDLARHPWADGKHMGIQGQSWGGYQVAYLVTQTDLFKAAWAGAPVANMTSAYGGIRWESGMNRQFQYEHSQSRIGATLWEKPELYIENSPLFHLPRVTTPLAIMSNDADGAVPWYQGIELFTGLRRLGKPVWLLNYNNEAHNLIQRQNRKDIQRREQQFFDHFLKGEPAPQWLESGIPATEKGVNWGF from the coding sequence ATGAGAAACATTCTATTCGCGACCTCCCTTTTTCTCGGTGGTGCGCTATCAACCTATGCACAACAACCTGCAAAAAAACCGCTGGATCACAGCGTATATGACAGCTGGCAGAATATCGGCGCCAAAGTGATCAGCAACAACGGACAGTGGGTAGCTTACACCATTACCCCTCAGGAAGGGGATGCAAGCCTGGTGATTTACGACAGGAAAACTAACCAGTATCAAACCATTCCCCGTGGCAGTAACCCGGTGATTACAAATGATTCCCGGTACCTGGTATGCAGTATTAAACCGCTTTTTAAAGATACCCGCGAAGCAAAAATCAAGAAGAAAAAACCGGCGGAAATGCCGAAAGATTCCCTGGCGGTGATCACATTGGGGCAGGCCAACGTCTTGAAATTTCCATCCGTAAAATCATTTAAAACACCGGAAAAAGGCAGCGGCTTAGTGGCTTTCCTACAGGAAGCGCCACCTGCTGATACCACAAAAGGGAAGGGTGCTAAAACACAGAAAGCGCACGATACCGACCGTGCCGATGACGACAAAAGCAACAGCTCCGCCAATGAAAGCGGCCAGCTCATTATCCGGCAATTGCTCACCAACCTCCAGGATACTGTAAAGAACGTGACGGAATATGCTTTCAGCAAGCCGGGAAACCGCCTGCTCATTGAGCTGACGGCCGACAAAAAAGATTCTCTTTCCCGCAATGCAATGCTGCTCTGGCAAACCGATACCCGTAAAGCGGATACCATTAGTAAAGGCAACGCCGACTACAAACAGCTGGCCTTCGACGAAAAAGGAGAACAGGCCGCTTATTTCGGTACCCGCGATTCTGCCAAAGCATTGCAACAATTCTATAAACTTTATTATTACAAACCCGGACAGGATAGTGCATTCGAAGTAGCCGACAAAAACAGTACGGGTATTCCCGCTAAATGGACCGTCAATCCCAATAGCACCATCAGTTTCAGCAAAGATGGTCAGCGCCTGTTCTTTGGTACCAGCCCTGTTCCTCCGGTGAAAGACACCAACATAGTAGAGTTTGAAGTAGCAAAGGTGGATATATGGAATTACAAAGATGACTACCTGCAACCCATGCAGCTGAAAAATGCAGACAAAGAACTGAAGAGAAGCTATGCCGCCGTATACTATCCCGGTAGCAAACGGCTGCTGCAACTGGGCGATCAGCAACTGGAAAACGTCCTTACTGCGGCAGAAGGTAACAGTGCTTATGCACTCGGCTATTCCGATAAAGGGGAACGCATTCCCCTGCAATGGACTGGCCGTACCCTCAAAACTGCCTGGCTCGTGAATGTAAACGACGGATCCCGCAAACAAATCCACGATAAACTGGATGGAGACTACACTATCTCACCCGCCGGAAAATATATCATCTGGTACGACCTGAATGCCCGGGAATGGTTCAGTTACAACAATACTTCAGGCGCTGTAACCAGCATCAGTAAAGGTATTCCGACCAAGGTATATGATGAGGAAGACGATCATCCCGATACGCCCGAACCATATGGCTTCGCCGGCTGGCTGGCCGACGACCGCTATGTGTACCTCTATGACCGCTACGATATCTGGCAAACCGATCCCGCCGGAAAAGCAGCACCTGTCAATATTACCAACGGCGAGGGCCGCAACAACAAGATCCGTTTCCGTAACCTGCGATTGAATCCCGAAGAAAAATTCTTCGCACAGGGGCAGCAGCTGACGCTTTCCGCTTTCCAGGAAAGTACCAGATACAATGGCTTTTATACCCTGGAGCTGCCCCGCAAAGGCAATCATACCAACGCTCCCAAACAGCTCCTGTTAGGCCCGTATGCCTATACAGACCTCCAAAAAGCCAGGACTGCGAATGTATACAGTTATATCCGCAGCAGGTATGAATTATCGCCTGATGTTTTTACGGGAGATGCCATCGCCACGGCCGTGCAAATCAGTCATACCAATCCACAGCAGCAGGATTACAACTGGGGTGCTGCTTCGCTGTATAAATGGACCACTTTCAGCGGCAAGCCCTCCGAAGGCATCCTCTATAAACCGGAGAACTTCGACAGTACCAGACAATACCCGGTTATTTTCTACTTCTACGAAAAATTAACCGACGGATTGTACAGCTACCAGGCACCCGCGCCTACCCCATCCCGACTCAATATTTCTTTCTTTGTTAGTCGCGGTTACCTCGTGTTTGCGCCTGATATCACCTACGAAAACGGGCATCCGGGGAAAAGCGCCTACGATTACATCGTGAGCGCCGCCCAGGATCTGGCCAGACACCCCTGGGCAGATGGCAAACATATGGGCATACAGGGCCAGAGCTGGGGCGGCTACCAGGTGGCCTACCTCGTCACTCAAACAGATCTGTTTAAAGCCGCCTGGGCTGGGGCACCGGTTGCCAACATGACCAGCGCCTATGGCGGTATCCGCTGGGAAAGCGGCATGAACCGGCAATTTCAGTACGAACACTCTCAAAGTCGTATCGGTGCTACCTTATGGGAGAAGCCGGAATTATACATCGAAAATTCTCCGCTCTTCCACCTTCCGCGAGTTACCACGCCACTGGCTATCATGTCGAACGACGCCGACGGTGCAGTACCCTGGTATCAGGGCATCGAATTATTCACTGGTCTCCGTCGTTTAGGCAAACCCGTATGGCTGCTGAATTACAATAACGAAGCCCACAACCTCATACAGCGCCAGAACCGGAAGGATATCCAGCGCAGAGAACAACAGTTTTTCGACCACTTCCTGAAAGGCGAACCAGCTCCCCAATGGCTGGAAAGCGGCATACCAGCAACGGAAAAGGGTGTGAACTGGGGGTTTTAG
- a CDS encoding DUF4230 domain-containing protein yields MKKIIYLIAAILLGWLIFWLGKRFGTTNVSQQVISNSTIVREIAELSSLDVQGSASIKRSNIENSGDWTDNLKKAFLENTVWVTIPYEAKYGVNVDEKLFKVQLTDKKILIHLPAPSLLSYELKMDRMETSNRKGWFLSQDDETYTDVQKSLYKTSRAQLENNPVYIQQSKDKIKKVMEQYYAPFLKDHTLEIEYEGDTKAPALK; encoded by the coding sequence ATGAAAAAAATCATCTATCTCATCGCTGCTATATTGCTCGGATGGCTGATCTTCTGGCTTGGCAAAAGGTTTGGCACTACCAACGTAAGCCAGCAGGTGATCTCCAACAGCACAATTGTCAGGGAAATTGCCGAGCTGTCGTCGCTGGATGTACAGGGTTCCGCCAGCATCAAAAGAAGTAATATCGAAAACAGTGGCGACTGGACAGATAACCTGAAGAAGGCATTCCTCGAAAACACGGTATGGGTCACTATTCCATATGAGGCAAAATATGGGGTGAATGTGGATGAAAAATTGTTTAAAGTACAACTGACCGACAAAAAAATCCTGATTCACCTGCCAGCACCCAGCCTGCTCAGCTATGAATTGAAAATGGATCGTATGGAAACTTCCAACCGCAAAGGCTGGTTCCTGTCCCAGGATGATGAAACGTATACGGATGTTCAAAAGTCGCTGTACAAAACGTCGAGGGCACAACTGGAGAATAACCCTGTCTATATACAACAATCAAAAGACAAGATAAAGAAGGTGATGGAGCAGTACTATGCCCCATTTCTGAAAGATCACACCCTGGAGATTGAGTATGAAGGAGATACAAAAGCACCGGCGCTGAAATAA
- the ytxJ gene encoding bacillithiol system redox-active protein YtxJ — translation MNWKTLTSEEQLEEINTASAQEPVTIFKHSTRCSISSMAKARLERAGAPEGLTFYYLDLISYRSVSDKIADMYGVGHESPQILLIRNGECIYHESHTGILMDEIATQAGL, via the coding sequence ATGAATTGGAAAACGTTGACCAGTGAGGAGCAGCTGGAGGAAATCAATACCGCATCCGCCCAGGAGCCGGTAACTATTTTTAAACACAGTACGCGATGCTCTATCAGCTCCATGGCCAAAGCCAGGCTGGAAAGGGCTGGTGCACCGGAAGGGCTAACGTTTTACTACCTGGATCTTATCTCATACCGTTCCGTATCTGATAAAATTGCTGACATGTATGGGGTCGGGCACGAGTCCCCGCAGATACTTCTCATCCGTAACGGCGAGTGCATCTATCATGAGAGCCATACCGGCATTCTGATGGACGAAATAGCCACACAGGCCGGGTTATAG
- a CDS encoding DMT family transporter: MKKAFLQLHLSVFLAGFTGILGKLITLNEGLLVWYRLMITSISLLILFRLQGTLKKLPWKDILPIGGTGVVIALHWLFFYGSIKYSNVSIGVVCFSLTSLFTAIFDPLINRRRFDAIEMLLSFITLAGILLIFHFDSQYQTGIILGVISAMCAALFTVFNKRLIRRFDTYSITFYELSTGFIVLSLALPFYLRAFPVASILPSTMDLIYLFILAWFCTILMYLLSMSALKKISAFTVNLCFNLEPVYSIILAFALFHENKSLNGAFYAGLGCIILSVGLQMIRVVRGRITN; the protein is encoded by the coding sequence ATGAAAAAAGCATTTCTCCAGCTGCACCTTTCTGTGTTCCTGGCTGGATTCACCGGTATCTTGGGCAAACTCATCACCCTCAATGAAGGGCTGCTGGTATGGTACCGCCTGATGATTACCTCCATATCCCTGCTGATCCTCTTCCGGTTGCAGGGCACTTTAAAGAAACTTCCCTGGAAAGATATTCTTCCTATCGGTGGCACCGGCGTGGTGATTGCATTGCACTGGCTGTTCTTTTACGGCAGCATTAAGTACTCCAACGTTTCCATCGGGGTGGTCTGCTTTTCGCTGACCAGCCTGTTCACTGCCATCTTTGATCCACTCATCAACCGGCGCCGCTTTGATGCCATCGAAATGCTCCTCAGCTTCATCACGCTGGCCGGGATACTGCTCATCTTCCACTTCGACAGCCAATACCAGACCGGTATCATCCTGGGCGTGATTTCCGCCATGTGCGCCGCCCTGTTCACCGTCTTTAATAAACGGCTGATCAGACGTTTCGATACCTACAGCATCACCTTCTACGAACTTTCTACAGGCTTTATCGTATTAAGTCTGGCACTGCCATTTTACCTCCGCGCATTCCCCGTTGCTTCCATACTCCCTTCCACTATGGATCTTATCTACCTCTTCATCCTGGCATGGTTCTGCACCATCCTGATGTATCTCCTGAGTATGAGCGCATTGAAAAAAATCTCTGCCTTCACCGTCAACCTTTGTTTCAACCTCGAACCTGTTTACAGCATCATCCTGGCATTCGCCCTCTTCCACGAAAATAAATCCCTGAACGGCGCATTCTATGCCGGATTGGGTTGTATCATATTGTCCGTAGGCCTGCAGATGATTAGGGTTGTGCGGGGAAGAATTACGAATTAG
- a CDS encoding 3'-5' exonuclease: MPSLLLKRPLAVIDLETTGTNVATDRIIEIAIIKVFPDKTTQSKVKRINPGMPIPAGSTAIHGIKDEDIKDAPTFKQAAHELKQFLDNCDLAGYNSNRFDIPLLVEEFLRVDVDFDVSKRRFVDVQRIFHLMEKRTLAAAYKFYCDKQLENAHSAEADALATYEILEAQLSRYDNLQQDIDSLAEFTREEDYIDFARRLVMQGGQEVFNFGKYKGRSVREVLKAEPQYYDWMMKADFPLNTKKKLTEIFHNMMLKKM; encoded by the coding sequence ATGCCTTCTTTGCTCCTCAAAAGGCCGCTGGCCGTGATAGATCTGGAAACCACCGGAACCAATGTGGCCACTGACCGTATCATCGAAATTGCTATCATCAAAGTGTTTCCTGATAAAACAACCCAGTCGAAAGTAAAACGTATTAACCCGGGAATGCCCATCCCTGCAGGATCCACAGCAATTCATGGTATCAAGGACGAGGATATAAAAGACGCCCCTACCTTCAAACAGGCTGCCCATGAACTCAAACAATTCCTGGATAACTGCGACCTGGCCGGTTATAATTCCAACCGCTTCGATATTCCCCTGCTCGTAGAGGAATTCCTCCGCGTGGATGTTGACTTCGACGTTTCCAAACGCAGATTCGTAGATGTGCAGCGTATCTTCCACCTCATGGAAAAACGTACCCTCGCTGCCGCTTACAAGTTCTATTGCGATAAACAGCTGGAAAATGCTCACAGCGCCGAAGCGGACGCGCTTGCTACTTACGAGATACTGGAAGCCCAGCTCAGCCGCTACGATAACCTCCAGCAGGATATCGATTCACTGGCCGAATTCACCCGGGAAGAAGACTATATCGACTTTGCCCGCCGCCTCGTTATGCAGGGCGGACAAGAGGTATTCAACTTCGGAAAGTATAAAGGCCGCTCCGTACGCGAGGTACTGAAAGCAGAGCCCCAGTATTACGACTGGATGATGAAAGCTGACTTCCCGCTTAACACGAAAAAGAAACTCACTGAGATCTTCCATAATATGATGTTAAAAAAAATGTAA
- a CDS encoding polyprenol monophosphomannose synthase: protein MEKLVIIPTYNEKDNIRNIIDAVFSLQENFHVLIIDDGSPDGTGAIVKGLQEQHPRELFLEERSGKQGLGTAYIHGFKWALAKGYQYIFEMDADFSHNPKDLVRLYDACTKEGADVAVGSRYVKGGKTENWPWDRAVLSYGASIYVGMITWMPVKDPTAGFVCYSAAVLDAINLDQIQFVGYAFQIEMKFTAWKLGFNIKEVPITFKDRKEGYSKMSKGIVKEGILGVLKIQWQSLFRNYKVRVKN, encoded by the coding sequence TTGGAAAAGCTTGTCATCATTCCTACGTACAATGAAAAGGATAATATCCGCAATATCATTGACGCCGTATTTTCCCTACAGGAGAACTTTCACGTCCTCATCATTGACGATGGCTCCCCGGATGGTACCGGCGCTATCGTAAAAGGATTGCAGGAACAACATCCCCGTGAGCTTTTCCTGGAAGAAAGATCAGGTAAACAAGGGCTGGGTACAGCTTATATCCATGGTTTCAAATGGGCCCTTGCAAAAGGCTACCAGTACATCTTTGAGATGGATGCCGACTTTTCGCATAATCCGAAAGATCTCGTTCGCCTCTATGATGCCTGCACCAAAGAAGGAGCAGATGTGGCGGTAGGCTCCCGCTATGTAAAAGGCGGGAAAACTGAAAACTGGCCATGGGACCGGGCGGTGTTATCTTACGGTGCCTCCATTTACGTAGGCATGATCACCTGGATGCCAGTGAAAGACCCCACCGCCGGCTTTGTATGTTATAGCGCTGCTGTACTGGATGCCATCAATCTTGATCAGATCCAGTTTGTAGGCTATGCCTTCCAGATAGAAATGAAATTTACCGCCTGGAAGCTCGGTTTTAACATCAAAGAAGTTCCTATCACCTTTAAAGACAGGAAAGAAGGTTATTCAAAAATGAGTAAAGGCATTGTAAAAGAAGGTATCCTGGGGGTACTGAAGATACAATGGCAAAGCCTTTTCCGGAACTACAAAGTAAGAGTAAAGAATTAA